In Achromobacter pestifer, the DNA window CTCAAAACCTTGCGCCTGGGAATGTGCGGCCTGATTGCCGGAGCCGCCATCCTCACGGTCTCCGAGCTGTTCATGCCGCATTCGGCGCTCGGTCTCATCGTCCCGATGTGGCTGGTCGGCGCCAGTATCGCTTCTGCGGTCTCCGTGGCGCCCAATGGCGCGCTCCAAGGCTTCGACCATATCGCCGGAACCGCCACGGCGGTTTACTTCTGCCTGGGCGGGTTGATACTGGGCGGTATTGGCACCCTAGCGATCACGCAGCTGCCCACCGGAACCGGCTGGCCCATCATCGCCTATTGCCTGAGTCTCGCCATGGCAGTGCTTTGCCTGTCCTGCGCATGCAAACGCGATTGACGCGACCCGGCAACGGCAGTCCGTGTGCGCGACCTCGTTGCCCACACGGGCCACAGGTCGCTCAACGCCGAGCTTCGATCAAATGCCGCGTCGAATGGGCCACGAACGGTTCTCCCCGGCGCATCTTCCCATCCAGCGCCAGCAAGGCATCGCGGTATTTGCGCGCCGAGAAATCCGGCACCCACCACACGCATTTGCGCAGGATCCAGACCACGGCGCCCACGTCGTGGAACACCATCCGGCAACGGGCCGTGCGCAGGTCCGTCACGGCCAGTCCGGCAACCCCGGCGGCCGCCGCTTCATCCCGCGGATCGCGCAGGCGCCGCTCCTCCGGCAATGGCCCCAGGAAGTGCTCGATCAGCTCGAAGGCCGACGCCGGCCCCACGTGCTGCGCAAAGTAATGCCCACCCGGCGTGAGGACGCGACGGATCTCCGCCCATCCCGGACTCACGGGATGCCGGGACGTCACCAACTCGAACGAGGCGTCGGCGAACGGCAAGCCAACGCCGGACGCGGTCAGCACCAGTTGCACGCCGCGCGCGGCCAGGCGCTCATGCGCTTTCCTGGCATTGGGCGGCCAAGCTTCGGTCGCATGCATGACTGGCGGAAAGCCGGGGGCCTCGCCCAGCACCTCGCCGCCGCCCGTATCCAGGTCCAAAGCCGACTGCACGCTGGCCAGGCGCTGTGCGAGCAAGCTGGCATAGCCCCACGGCGGGCGTTCCTCGGAGGCCCGCCCAGCCAGCCAATCGAAGCCCCAGCCGCTGACATCGGCGGCCTCGGCCTCTACCACGAGATCATCAAAGGATTTCATCTCATCTCCCCTGTCCAGGGCCAGCGCACGATTCCGCAGGCCGCCGCAAGTCCGGTAATGGGATAAAAAAAAGCGCCAACCGTTAAGCTGGCGCCTCTTTGCCCACATGCCGCCCACGGGCGGCCGGCGCTTTACTTCTTCTTGCGATAAGCGTCGTGGCAGGCCTTGCAGCTTGCGCCGACATCGCCAAATGCGGCGCGCAGCTTGTCCAGGTCGCCGGCATCGGCAGCAGCCGACAGCTTGACGATGTTGTCCTGGAAGGCCTGTTGCTTCTGCTTGAAGCCCGCGGCGTCGCTCCAGATTTCCGGACGCGCGTCGCCGCCCTCGGTGCCTGCGCCGAAAGCCGTCCACGGCAAGGCCGACAAGGTCTTCAACACTTCCACATTGGCCTTGATCTGCGCGGCGTCATAGGGCTGCTGGCCCTTGACCACCGGCGCCATGCGGCCGAAATGGGAGGCCATCAGCGTCAGCGCCGACTGGCGGTACTTGACCGCGTCCTCGGGCTTGGCGAACTGCGCGGACGCGCTCGTCGCCAGCAGGGGCCCCACCGTCATACAGGCCAACGCGGCGAGCGTGGACAACTTCTTCATTGCAATCTCCCGTAAGGTCAACAGAAGCCGCGCGCCCCCAGGCGCGCGGCAAGGCGACTATACCGCCCGGGCCAAGTCGGCTGCCAGCCCGATGTAGGAGCGCGGGGTCATCGCCAGCAGGCGGGCCTTGGGCTCTTCGGGCAGGGCCAGGCCCTGGATGAATTCTCGCAGGCCTTCCTCGGTGATGCCCTTGCCGCGCGTCAAAGCCTTGAGCTGTTCGTACGGTTGCGGCAGGCCATAGCGGCGCATGACGGTCTGCACCGGCTCGGCCAGCACTTCCCAGCAGGCGTCGATGTCGGCGTCGATGGCGGCGGTATTGACTTCGAGCTTGCCCAGGCCGCGCATGCAGGCATCCCAGGCCACCAGGCAATAGCCCAGGCCCACGCCCAGGTTGCGCAGCACGGTGGAGTCGGTCAGGTCACGCTGCCAGCGGGAGATCGGCAGCTTGTCCGCGAGATGGCGCAGCACGGCGTTGGCCAGGCCCAGGTTGCCTTCGGAGTTTTCGAAGTCGATCGGGTTGACCTTGTGCGGCATGGTGGAGGAACCGACCTCGCCTTCCTTCAGGCGTTGCTTGAAGTAGCCCAGCGCCACGTAGCCCCAGATGTCGCGGTCCAGGTCCAGCACGATGATGTTGGCGCGCGTGATGGCGTCGAACAGGGCCGACATCCAGTCATGCGGTTCGATCTGGATAGTGTGGCGGTTCTGGGTCAGGCCCAGGCCGGCCAGCACGCGCTGGCTGAAAGCGGGCCAATCGATTTCGGGGTAGGCCGACAGGTGGGCGTTGTAGTTGCCGGTGGCGCCGTTCAGCTTGGCCAGCGGTTCGACGGCCTCGACGGCGGCGATGGCGCGGTTCAGGCGCGCAGCCACGTTGGCGAATTCCTTGCCCAAGGTCGTCGGGCTGGCGGGCTGGCCGTGCGTGCGCGACAGCATCGGTTGGTCGGCCTGGGTGACGGCCATGTCGTTCAGCTTGGCAGCCAGCTCGCGCAGGCGCGGCACCACGACCTCGTTGCGGGCGCGCGTCAGCATCAGCGCGTGCGAGGTGTTGTTGATGTCCTCGGAGGTGCAGGCGAAGTGGATGAACTCGGCGGCGCGGGCCAGCTCGGCGTCATCGGCCACTTTTTCCTTCAGCCAGTACTCGACGGCCTTGACGTCGTGGTTGGTGACGCGTTCGATGTCCTTGATACGGGCAGCGTCCGATTCCGAGAAGTCACGCACCAATTGTTGCAGGCGGGCGCGGGCGGCCTCGGAGAAGGCGGGCAGTTCCGGCAGGCCGGCATCGGACAGCGCGATCAGCCAGGCCACCTCGACTTCGACGCGGTGCGCCATGAAA includes these proteins:
- a CDS encoding methyltransferase domain-containing protein, whose product is MKSFDDLVVEAEAADVSGWGFDWLAGRASEERPPWGYASLLAQRLASVQSALDLDTGGGEVLGEAPGFPPVMHATEAWPPNARKAHERLAARGVQLVLTASGVGLPFADASFELVTSRHPVSPGWAEIRRVLTPGGHYFAQHVGPASAFELIEHFLGPLPEERRLRDPRDEAAAAGVAGLAVTDLRTARCRMVFHDVGAVVWILRKCVWWVPDFSARKYRDALLALDGKMRRGEPFVAHSTRHLIEARR
- a CDS encoding c-type cytochrome, producing the protein MKKLSTLAALACMTVGPLLATSASAQFAKPEDAVKYRQSALTLMASHFGRMAPVVKGQQPYDAAQIKANVEVLKTLSALPWTAFGAGTEGGDARPEIWSDAAGFKQKQQAFQDNIVKLSAAADAGDLDKLRAAFGDVGASCKACHDAYRKKK
- the purB gene encoding adenylosuccinate lyase; amino-acid sequence: MQIADQLSQLNALSPLDGRYASRGDALRGLLSEAGFMAHRVEVEVAWLIALSDAGLPELPAFSEAARARLQQLVRDFSESDAARIKDIERVTNHDVKAVEYWLKEKVADDAELARAAEFIHFACTSEDINNTSHALMLTRARNEVVVPRLRELAAKLNDMAVTQADQPMLSRTHGQPASPTTLGKEFANVAARLNRAIAAVEAVEPLAKLNGATGNYNAHLSAYPEIDWPAFSQRVLAGLGLTQNRHTIQIEPHDWMSALFDAITRANIIVLDLDRDIWGYVALGYFKQRLKEGEVGSSTMPHKVNPIDFENSEGNLGLANAVLRHLADKLPISRWQRDLTDSTVLRNLGVGLGYCLVAWDACMRGLGKLEVNTAAIDADIDACWEVLAEPVQTVMRRYGLPQPYEQLKALTRGKGITEEGLREFIQGLALPEEPKARLLAMTPRSYIGLAADLARAV